From the genome of Pukyongia salina, one region includes:
- a CDS encoding DUF1684 domain-containing protein — protein sequence MRTIFLLFALISSSLVWTQSKGEIIRELEAYRAAENEMFKDPARTPLTKEGLATFKMLDYYPIDLGYRVKAKIVRTPGEEPFLLRTNTDRLPEYVKFGEAHFSLYNRDLVLNLYRSTESEDGSGMSNTLFVPFTDLTSGDGSYGGGRYLEFPIPAGDTMIIDFNMAFNPYCVYNENYSCPITPRENDLFVRIEAGMKDFKGSGK from the coding sequence ATGAGAACCATTTTCTTGCTTTTTGCATTGATATCTTCCTCCCTTGTGTGGACACAGAGCAAAGGAGAAATTATACGTGAACTTGAGGCGTATCGAGCGGCCGAAAATGAAATGTTCAAGGATCCGGCGCGAACTCCTTTAACCAAAGAAGGACTGGCAACCTTTAAGATGTTGGATTATTACCCCATCGATCTGGGTTACCGGGTAAAAGCTAAAATTGTACGCACTCCCGGAGAGGAGCCGTTTCTTCTTCGTACCAATACAGATCGATTACCGGAATATGTAAAATTTGGGGAAGCGCATTTCAGTCTTTATAACAGGGATCTCGTACTCAATCTTTACAGAAGTACAGAATCTGAAGACGGATCGGGCATGAGTAACACTTTGTTTGTGCCGTTTACAGACCTAACCAGCGGCGATGGATCTTATGGAGGAGGGCGTTATCTTGAGTTCCCCATTCCTGCTGGGGATACTATGATCATCGATTTTAATATGGCCTTCAACCCATACTGCGTGTATAACGAAAATTATTCCTGTCCTATCACTCCCCGCGAGAATGATCTTTTTGTACGTATAGAAGCGGGGATGAAAGACTTCAAGGGATCAGGAAAGTAG
- the crcB gene encoding fluoride efflux transporter CrcB, with translation MKHLLLVFLGGGLGSVLRYGVGKWAGGSWAPFPLGTFTVNILGSLLIGLIMGLALRNSSVSQSSVLFLVTGLCGGFTTYSAFAYENYNLLKNGDLLTFSLYTLGSLVLGFAAVFLGIWLGRLLS, from the coding sequence ATGAAACACCTTCTTTTAGTATTTCTTGGCGGAGGTTTGGGTAGTGTCCTTAGATATGGTGTAGGTAAATGGGCAGGCGGTTCGTGGGCCCCGTTTCCCCTGGGTACTTTTACAGTTAATATATTGGGAAGTTTATTAATAGGGCTAATTATGGGCCTTGCCTTACGCAATAGCTCTGTTTCTCAAAGTTCGGTGTTATTTCTAGTGACAGGTTTATGCGGCGGATTCACAACCTATTCGGCTTTCGCTTACGAAAATTACAACCTGCTAAAGAATGGCGATCTGCTCACCTTTAGCCTATATACCCTTGGCAGCCTGGTACTGGGGTTTGCAGCGGTGTTCCTGGGAATATGGCTGGGGCGTCTACTTTCCTGA
- a CDS encoding SRPBCC family protein, whose translation MKILKYILFLLLIVIVAGGIYFGTKDGTFDVANTKVFDAPAEVIYNNVKDFKNWESWGPWAEEDANIVYNYAEKTEGEGASYSWTSAVMGDGTMQTVKVIPNKEIDQKIIFNTPLGDSESDIYWRFEPAEEAGKTKVTWGMKGEHSFLEKVFMSFQSEDFETVLRQMYGKGLDNLEEEVGKSMNAYTVTVDGLTRYGGGFYMYNTTSSKLSEIGEKIGPMMGQLHDYMTQNNLSMAGMPFTIYHEIDEQNGTVIFSAAIPVAARVITPKGSPVLCNYMEPVNALKTTLKGKYENLSQAYAQAEEYLKTNNITVDPSRDMFEIYANDPGMEPNPANWVTEIYIPVLTPSMSGLN comes from the coding sequence ATGAAAATCTTAAAATACATACTATTTCTACTGCTCATTGTGATTGTTGCAGGTGGCATTTACTTCGGGACAAAAGACGGCACCTTCGATGTTGCTAACACCAAAGTATTCGATGCTCCCGCAGAAGTTATTTACAATAATGTGAAGGATTTCAAGAACTGGGAAAGTTGGGGGCCCTGGGCGGAAGAAGATGCGAACATAGTCTACAATTATGCCGAAAAGACGGAAGGTGAGGGTGCCTCGTATTCATGGACAAGTGCCGTCATGGGAGACGGAACTATGCAAACCGTTAAAGTGATCCCTAACAAAGAGATCGACCAGAAGATCATCTTCAACACACCACTTGGAGATTCGGAAAGTGATATTTACTGGCGTTTCGAACCTGCGGAAGAAGCCGGTAAGACCAAAGTCACCTGGGGTATGAAAGGGGAACACAGTTTTTTGGAGAAAGTCTTTATGTCTTTTCAGTCTGAAGATTTCGAAACTGTTCTCCGGCAGATGTATGGCAAAGGCCTCGATAACCTGGAAGAGGAAGTTGGTAAGTCGATGAACGCATACACCGTCACAGTTGATGGACTTACCCGATATGGAGGGGGATTCTATATGTACAACACAACTTCCTCCAAGCTTTCGGAAATAGGTGAAAAGATAGGACCGATGATGGGGCAGTTGCACGATTATATGACACAGAATAATCTAAGTATGGCCGGGATGCCATTTACCATCTACCACGAGATAGATGAACAAAATGGCACAGTGATCTTTTCAGCAGCCATTCCGGTAGCGGCCCGCGTGATCACACCTAAAGGTAGTCCTGTATTATGCAATTATATGGAACCGGTTAATGCCTTAAAAACTACCCTTAAAGGTAAATACGAAAATCTATCCCAAGCATATGCCCAGGCCGAGGAATATTTGAAAACGAATAATATCACGGTCGATCCATCGCGGGATATGTTTGAGATTTACGCCAACGATCCGGGGATGGAACCTAACCCTGCAAACTGGGTTACCGAGATCTATATACCTGTTTTAACTCCTTCAATGTCCGGCTTAAATTAA
- a CDS encoding dipeptidyl-peptidase 3 family protein has translation MKSTFFIAMAMSGLLLISCGDDKNNEQQNPDVAEVVADNFDYQVDQFADLKVLRYQIPGWDDLSLDEQKLVYYLTQAGLAGRDIMWAQNYRHNLTIRKALENIYTSYNGDKNSEDWKNFEIYLKRVWFSNGIHHHYSTAKIKPDFSADYLRSLLTATGTTLEGEAFDVIFNDKDAKKVNLSKDADIVLESAINFYGPDVTNADVERFYGAIEVDSEEPIEVGLNTKLVKENGVLVEKVYKSGGLYGEAIDKIIYWLEKAKGVAEDEKQATALGLLIDYYKTGDLETWDDYSVAWVNSTEGDIDWINGFIEVYNDPKGYKGSYETIVEIKDFDMSKKMAVLSKEAQWFEDNSPLMPEHKKKEVKGVSYKTVIVAGEAGDASPSTPIGVNLPNNNWIRQKHGSKSVSLGNIINAYNNAGGSGRLEEFAHDEEEIELEKKYGQLADKLHTALHEVVGHASGQINPGVGTPKETLKSYKSTIEEGRADLFGLYYLMDPKLQELGLVEDWEATGKAAYDGYIRNGLLTQLIRLELGDDVEESHMRNRQWVSAWAFEKGQVDGVIEKVTRDGKTYYDIKDYNKLREIFGMLLKETQRITSEGDYEAAKALVEDYGVKVDPVIHKEVLDRNSKFKSAPYSGFVNPVIVPSTNDAGEITGFMIKQPDTFEEQMLNYSKEYGYLSN, from the coding sequence ATGAAGAGTACGTTTTTTATAGCGATGGCTATGAGCGGATTATTGCTCATTTCGTGCGGGGATGATAAGAATAATGAACAACAAAACCCCGATGTCGCAGAAGTTGTCGCTGATAACTTCGATTACCAGGTCGACCAATTTGCCGACCTGAAAGTATTACGTTACCAGATCCCGGGTTGGGACGATCTATCCTTGGATGAGCAAAAGCTTGTTTACTATCTAACACAGGCAGGTCTTGCCGGTCGTGATATTATGTGGGCGCAGAATTATCGACATAACCTTACCATTAGAAAAGCCCTGGAAAATATCTATACTTCCTATAACGGTGATAAGAATAGTGAAGATTGGAAGAACTTCGAGATCTATCTGAAAAGAGTTTGGTTCTCTAACGGGATACATCATCACTACAGTACTGCTAAAATAAAGCCCGATTTCTCGGCAGATTATCTTCGTAGTTTACTAACGGCTACTGGAACAACCTTGGAAGGTGAAGCTTTCGATGTGATCTTCAATGATAAGGATGCGAAAAAAGTAAATCTTTCTAAAGATGCTGATATAGTGTTGGAAAGTGCCATTAACTTTTATGGGCCCGATGTTACCAATGCCGATGTAGAGCGATTCTACGGTGCTATTGAGGTAGATAGTGAAGAACCTATCGAAGTTGGATTAAATACTAAATTGGTGAAGGAAAATGGAGTTTTGGTAGAAAAAGTTTATAAGAGTGGTGGTCTATATGGAGAAGCTATCGATAAGATCATTTACTGGCTTGAAAAAGCAAAAGGGGTGGCCGAAGATGAAAAGCAGGCCACAGCACTAGGCCTTCTTATCGACTACTATAAAACCGGAGATCTGGAAACCTGGGATGACTATTCGGTGGCCTGGGTGAATTCCACCGAAGGAGATATAGACTGGATCAATGGGTTTATTGAGGTGTATAACGATCCCAAAGGATATAAAGGCTCTTATGAGACCATCGTTGAGATAAAAGATTTCGACATGTCCAAAAAGATGGCCGTCTTATCTAAAGAAGCACAATGGTTCGAGGATAACTCACCACTCATGCCCGAGCACAAGAAGAAAGAAGTTAAAGGAGTATCGTACAAGACCGTGATCGTTGCTGGAGAAGCGGGTGACGCGTCACCTAGTACTCCTATTGGAGTAAATCTTCCTAATAACAACTGGATTCGCCAGAAACACGGAAGTAAATCTGTTTCACTTGGAAACATAATCAACGCCTACAATAATGCCGGCGGAAGTGGTCGACTTGAGGAATTTGCGCATGATGAGGAAGAGATCGAACTTGAAAAGAAATACGGTCAATTGGCCGATAAACTTCACACGGCACTTCACGAAGTGGTTGGACATGCATCGGGACAGATCAATCCGGGAGTTGGAACTCCCAAGGAAACCCTGAAAAGTTATAAATCGACTATTGAAGAAGGACGTGCAGATCTTTTTGGTCTTTATTATTTAATGGATCCGAAATTACAGGAACTTGGCCTTGTTGAAGATTGGGAAGCAACTGGTAAAGCTGCTTACGACGGGTATATTCGTAACGGACTATTAACGCAATTAATTCGTCTTGAACTTGGTGATGATGTGGAGGAATCTCATATGCGTAACAGGCAGTGGGTTAGTGCCTGGGCCTTCGAAAAAGGTCAGGTAGACGGTGTGATCGAGAAAGTTACTCGTGATGGAAAAACCTACTACGATATTAAGGATTACAATAAATTAAGAGAGATCTTCGGGATGCTATTGAAAGAAACTCAGCGTATAACTTCTGAAGGAGATTACGAGGCTGCCAAAGCCCTGGTTGAGGACTACGGTGTAAAAGTAGATCCTGTTATACACAAAGAAGTGCTGGATAGAAACAGCAAGTTCAAATCTGCTCCCTATAGTGGATTTGTAAATCCTGTTATCGTTCCAAGTACCAATGACGCAGGTGAGATTACTGGTTTTATGATCAAACAACCGGATACTTTCGAGGAGCAAATGCTTAACTATTCGAAGGAATACGGATATTTATCGAACTAA
- a CDS encoding FG-GAP-like repeat-containing protein, with amino-acid sequence MKILIPSVLQVVLLFNFALIYGQAQFENQAESLGAGIAYGNIQLGAGVSFFDYNNDGLDDITIPASNSRNFTFLKNMGGTFQEENLGIDSNGFQSRQAMWVDFDNDGDNDFFATSDQDWSRLYQNNGDGTFTDITLAAGLPTVIYDTYGAAWGDFNNDRHLDVFYSIRDENQIIPNILYQNNGDGTFTNVTIAAGLETTGYLSFCASFFDMDKDGDQDLYVANDKYDSPNLMYRNNGDGTFTNVSASSGTGIEIDAMSTTIGDYNNDGWLDIYVTNTEFTPPPPGVNGNVLFRNNADGTFTNVAASTGTIFNSVGWGAVFLDGDNEGFTDLYVSGEFEVDPVYLPSAYYENQGDHTFVIPTGIGFENDTRQSYGNAIGDIDNDGYPDIVVMNNNDQNIFLWKNTSIQNHNWLKVKLEGTQGNRMGIGSFIEVGTTHGTQLQFTVCGEGYLGQNSAYEFFGLNDATNVDFVRVTWPSGIVDYFEDLNVNQHITIIEGTGILSSDSASFAVFSMYPNPASELVFLNFPSEAERQLVVLDVTGKVVISEEIFGNTHQMDLSVISGGVYIVEVRFNGNVHRKKLIKH; translated from the coding sequence ATGAAGATTTTAATACCCTCTGTTTTACAAGTAGTTCTATTGTTTAATTTCGCCTTAATTTATGGCCAGGCGCAATTTGAAAATCAAGCCGAGTCTCTTGGAGCGGGGATCGCTTATGGAAATATACAGCTTGGAGCGGGAGTCTCATTTTTCGATTACAATAACGACGGTCTTGACGATATCACTATACCCGCCTCAAATTCCCGAAATTTCACCTTCCTGAAGAATATGGGCGGTACTTTTCAGGAGGAAAACCTGGGAATCGACAGCAACGGTTTTCAATCGAGGCAAGCGATGTGGGTGGATTTTGATAATGACGGTGATAACGACTTTTTCGCAACCAGTGACCAGGATTGGTCCCGTTTGTACCAAAACAACGGTGACGGTACCTTTACAGACATTACACTGGCTGCAGGCCTTCCCACTGTGATCTACGATACCTACGGAGCTGCATGGGGAGATTTTAATAACGACCGGCATTTGGATGTTTTTTACTCAATTCGGGATGAGAACCAGATCATACCCAATATCCTATACCAGAATAACGGAGATGGTACCTTTACCAATGTGACAATAGCAGCTGGGTTGGAAACCACAGGATATTTGTCCTTTTGTGCTTCTTTTTTCGATATGGATAAGGATGGCGATCAGGACCTGTATGTAGCTAATGATAAGTACGACTCTCCCAACTTGATGTATAGAAATAATGGAGATGGAACCTTTACCAATGTGAGTGCATCCTCAGGGACAGGGATAGAGATTGATGCTATGAGTACAACTATTGGCGATTACAACAATGATGGGTGGTTGGACATCTATGTGACCAATACCGAATTTACACCCCCTCCTCCCGGTGTAAACGGTAACGTACTGTTCAGAAATAATGCAGATGGAACCTTCACCAATGTGGCTGCTTCAACCGGCACGATCTTTAACAGTGTAGGCTGGGGGGCGGTCTTCCTCGATGGCGATAACGAAGGATTTACCGATCTCTATGTGAGTGGTGAATTTGAGGTTGATCCTGTATATCTTCCTTCCGCCTACTATGAGAACCAGGGCGATCACACCTTTGTCATCCCTACGGGTATTGGTTTCGAGAATGATACACGACAAAGTTATGGTAATGCGATAGGGGATATCGACAATGATGGCTACCCAGACATTGTTGTGATGAACAACAACGATCAAAACATATTCCTGTGGAAGAATACTAGTATTCAAAACCATAACTGGCTTAAAGTTAAATTGGAGGGCACACAAGGTAACCGGATGGGCATCGGTTCCTTTATTGAAGTGGGAACCACTCATGGAACCCAACTTCAATTCACGGTTTGTGGAGAAGGGTATCTAGGTCAGAATAGTGCATACGAATTCTTCGGCTTGAACGATGCCACCAACGTGGATTTCGTGAGAGTTACCTGGCCAAGTGGTATCGTGGATTATTTTGAGGATCTCAACGTTAATCAGCATATCACGATAATAGAAGGAACTGGGATTTTATCTTCGGATAGTGCGAGTTTCGCGGTCTTTTCTATGTATCCGAACCCAGCCAGCGAATTGGTTTTTTTAAATTTTCCTTCGGAGGCAGAACGGCAATTAGTAGTATTGGACGTAACGGGTAAGGTGGTCATTTCAGAAGAAATATTTGGAAATACCCATCAAATGGACCTGTCTGTAATATCAGGTGGAGTATATATTGTTGAGGTTCGATTTAACGGAAATGTGCACAGAAAGAAACTGATAAAGCACTAG
- a CDS encoding pyrophosphohydrolase domain-containing protein: MKNKIAAVHEFHSAFGLGIKNEPTANLGEAKNLLRYKLMREENEEYLEAANKDDLVEVADALGDMLYILCGTIIEHGMQEKIEEVFNEIQRSNMSKLGADGKPIYREDGKVLKGPNYFKPDIENILSK, encoded by the coding sequence ATGAAAAACAAAATTGCTGCGGTACACGAATTTCATTCGGCATTCGGACTCGGAATAAAAAACGAACCTACGGCCAACCTCGGAGAGGCAAAAAACCTGTTGCGATACAAACTAATGAGGGAAGAAAATGAAGAGTACCTCGAAGCAGCCAATAAAGATGATCTGGTTGAAGTAGCCGATGCGCTCGGGGATATGTTATACATTCTTTGCGGTACTATAATCGAACACGGGATGCAGGAAAAGATCGAAGAAGTTTTCAATGAAATACAACGAAGTAATATGAGTAAGTTGGGAGCCGATGGTAAACCTATTTATCGTGAGGACGGGAAAGTACTGAAAGGGCCCAATTATTTTAAACCCGATATTGAGAACATTCTCTCCAAATAA
- a CDS encoding branched-chain amino acid aminotransferase encodes MNITTPSKITVRKIPSSRINEVNFNSLQFGSVFSDHMFSCDFKEGRWQDPIIQPFGPLTISPAAKVFHYGQAVFEGMKAYKDDNGGIFLFRPEQNFKRINKSAKRMAIPEFPKELFFDALNEILQLDSEWIKPGIGNSLYIRPFVIATQAGVSASPSTEYKFMILLSPAQAYYTGDVKVVFSEHYSRAADGGVGFAKAAGNYGAQFYPTNLAREKGFQQVIWTDSHSHEFLEEAGTMNIFFRINDTLITAPTSDRILDGVTRKSVLKLAETLNIPTEVRRVKVSEIKEAHKNGTLMEIFGAGTAAVISPISTFGHGEKIFDLPVLEESYATMFKSKLMDIQYNRSEDPFGWRYRVL; translated from the coding sequence ATGAATATAACCACTCCCTCCAAGATAACGGTGCGCAAAATTCCCTCCTCAAGAATTAATGAAGTTAATTTCAATTCATTGCAATTTGGGAGTGTTTTTTCAGACCATATGTTCTCTTGCGATTTCAAGGAGGGTCGCTGGCAGGATCCCATAATTCAACCTTTTGGTCCGCTCACTATTTCGCCAGCTGCCAAGGTATTTCATTACGGTCAGGCCGTGTTTGAGGGTATGAAAGCCTATAAAGACGACAATGGGGGTATCTTTCTTTTCAGGCCTGAACAAAACTTTAAACGCATTAACAAATCGGCTAAACGGATGGCAATCCCGGAATTTCCTAAAGAGCTGTTCTTTGACGCTCTAAACGAAATTCTGCAACTGGACTCAGAATGGATCAAACCCGGTATAGGAAATTCCTTGTATATAAGACCATTTGTAATTGCCACCCAAGCTGGAGTTTCTGCTTCTCCTTCCACCGAATATAAGTTTATGATCTTATTATCTCCTGCCCAGGCGTATTATACCGGAGATGTGAAAGTGGTCTTCTCTGAGCACTACAGTCGGGCGGCCGATGGTGGAGTTGGATTTGCCAAAGCTGCAGGGAATTACGGAGCGCAATTCTATCCTACAAACCTTGCCAGGGAAAAAGGTTTTCAACAGGTGATCTGGACAGATTCTCATAGTCATGAATTCCTGGAGGAAGCCGGTACCATGAATATTTTCTTCCGAATAAACGATACCCTGATAACGGCTCCAACAAGTGACCGCATTCTGGATGGAGTTACCCGAAAGAGTGTTTTAAAACTAGCTGAAACTCTCAATATTCCTACCGAAGTAAGAAGAGTAAAGGTTAGTGAGATCAAAGAAGCACATAAAAATGGTACTCTGATGGAAATATTTGGAGCGGGAACCGCCGCGGTAATTAGTCCTATAAGCACCTTTGGCCATGGAGAGAAGATCTTCGATCTACCTGTGCTGGAAGAAAGCTACGCCACCATGTTCAAATCTAAGTTAATGGATATTCAATACAACCGATCTGAAGATCCATTTGGCTGGAGATACCGGGTGCTGTAA
- a CDS encoding DUF4920 domain-containing protein — MKKLSLLAFALVVLVACNSDKKKEESVVETETQEIAYQSFGEKITAENVISRDDLIEKYKNLKPGDSVLVKFTSEVKEVCQNKGCWMKMDMGEDQAMVRFKDYGFFMPKDLAGTEVIVEGYAFVDEMSVDDQRHYAEDAGKSPEEIAAITEPKRTLSFTSSGVLIPQTEPAVEKQ, encoded by the coding sequence ATGAAAAAATTATCATTATTGGCCTTTGCACTTGTTGTTTTAGTGGCCTGTAATTCTGATAAAAAGAAAGAAGAATCTGTTGTTGAGACCGAAACTCAGGAAATTGCATACCAGTCTTTTGGTGAAAAAATTACTGCGGAAAATGTAATATCTCGCGATGATCTTATCGAAAAATACAAAAACCTCAAACCCGGGGATTCTGTACTTGTTAAGTTTACTTCTGAAGTAAAAGAAGTGTGCCAGAATAAAGGGTGCTGGATGAAAATGGATATGGGCGAAGACCAGGCCATGGTCCGCTTTAAAGATTATGGATTCTTTATGCCGAAGGATCTTGCAGGAACAGAGGTTATAGTTGAAGGTTATGCGTTTGTAGACGAAATGAGTGTGGATGATCAACGCCACTATGCAGAGGATGCAGGTAAATCGCCCGAGGAAATTGCTGCCATTACCGAACCAAAAAGAACACTTTCCTTTACTTCCAGTGGTGTTCTAATTCCGCAAACAGAACCTGCCGTAGAGAAACAATAA
- the mnmD gene encoding tRNA (5-methylaminomethyl-2-thiouridine)(34)-methyltransferase MnmD: MKREFLITGDGSLTIHLPEWNEQYHSKHGALAEAQHVFIESGLHHFIGKENPKTVSILEIGFGTGLNAFLTLLFCSDRNIDITYTGVEAYPVMADEIEKLNYAQLTEVSATLFKDLHNTPWEVPAEITNSFQLTKQKKFFSEINNEEEFDIIYFDAFGPRVQPDLWTEEIFSKMYSALKPGGVLVTYSAKGSVRRAMQAMGFTVERLPGPPGKREMLRGSKIP; the protein is encoded by the coding sequence TTGAAACGTGAATTCCTTATTACGGGAGATGGTTCGTTAACGATCCATCTCCCTGAATGGAATGAACAATACCATTCTAAACACGGTGCCCTGGCAGAAGCACAGCATGTGTTTATAGAAAGTGGTCTGCACCATTTCATTGGTAAGGAAAATCCCAAAACCGTCTCCATCCTTGAAATTGGTTTTGGTACTGGCCTCAATGCGTTTCTTACCTTACTTTTTTGTTCAGATAGGAACATTGATATCACGTACACGGGCGTTGAAGCCTACCCGGTGATGGCGGATGAGATCGAAAAGCTCAATTACGCCCAATTAACAGAGGTATCTGCAACCTTATTTAAAGATCTTCATAATACTCCCTGGGAGGTACCTGCGGAAATAACCAACTCGTTTCAGCTTACAAAACAAAAGAAATTCTTTTCGGAAATAAATAACGAAGAGGAATTCGATATCATCTATTTCGATGCTTTTGGCCCAAGGGTACAACCCGATCTCTGGACCGAAGAGATCTTCAGTAAAATGTACAGTGCCCTAAAGCCCGGAGGTGTGTTGGTAACGTATTCGGCTAAAGGAAGTGTTAGGCGAGCGATGCAGGCCATGGGTTTTACTGTTGAACGCCTTCCCGGCCCACCCGGCAAAAGAGAGATGCTAAGAGGTAGCAAAATTCCATAG
- a CDS encoding TIGR01777 family oxidoreductase, whose product MKVLITGATGLIGSRLAKACLEKGYEVNYLTTSKEKVDSENGSQGFYWNPKKGELDAEALTDVSVIFHLAGASISKRWTQSYRKTIIESRTNTADLLYKALQNKTHTVEHFISASGIGIYPASYTNLYTEDSNEQNPAFLGEVVRVWEKAADQFESLGISVTKVRTGLVLAKDGGALPEIARPIKMWVGAPLGSGKQWQSWIHIEDMIRIYMFIMEEHLEGTFNAVAPNPVTNARLTKTIANILQKPLWLPNIPSWVLRLILGDMSKLILEGQLVSSEKIEKHGFTFYYTKLENTLQDLLKK is encoded by the coding sequence ATGAAAGTTTTAATCACGGGAGCCACTGGTTTGATAGGATCTCGTTTAGCAAAAGCCTGTCTGGAAAAGGGCTATGAAGTAAACTATCTCACCACAAGCAAAGAAAAGGTTGATTCTGAAAACGGATCTCAAGGATTTTATTGGAATCCTAAAAAAGGAGAGCTTGATGCTGAAGCACTTACTGATGTTTCGGTGATTTTTCATCTGGCCGGGGCCAGCATTTCAAAACGTTGGACACAGTCTTACCGAAAGACTATAATCGAAAGCAGGACTAATACTGCAGACCTCTTATACAAGGCACTTCAGAATAAAACCCATACCGTAGAACACTTTATCTCGGCCAGTGGCATAGGAATTTACCCGGCTTCTTATACTAATTTGTATACAGAAGACAGCAACGAACAAAACCCGGCTTTTCTGGGAGAGGTAGTTCGTGTATGGGAGAAGGCCGCAGATCAATTCGAATCGCTGGGAATTTCTGTAACTAAAGTACGTACCGGTTTGGTACTGGCGAAGGACGGAGGAGCTTTACCGGAGATCGCTCGTCCCATAAAGATGTGGGTTGGTGCTCCTCTTGGATCGGGAAAGCAATGGCAATCCTGGATCCATATAGAGGACATGATAAGGATCTATATGTTTATTATGGAAGAGCATCTGGAAGGTACTTTTAATGCAGTAGCCCCTAATCCGGTGACCAATGCACGGCTTACCAAAACCATAGCTAATATTCTTCAAAAACCACTATGGTTACCCAATATCCCGTCATGGGTGTTAAGACTAATCCTGGGAGATATGTCTAAGCTTATTCTTGAAGGGCAACTGGTAAGTTCAGAAAAGATTGAAAAACATGGTTTTACCTTTTATTATACCAAGCTGGAGAATACTCTTCAGGATCTTTTAAAAAAATAA
- a CDS encoding YceI family protein, translating into MKKLLLNTAMVAFIATGLISCKDKGADATTSEVKEVAQTSAAAVTYTVDTDASQILWKGSKPLKTHHGTISLKEGQVAVKDNKIESGNFTIDMHTITDLDLEGKMKTNLENHLKGTVEGKEVDFFNVTKYPVSTFELTGMTEKEGKTLISGNLTIKDKTNNIEFPATVTVDAENVNIKSEPFVLDRTLWGVNFGSKTIFTDIGDKFISDEMEITIDVKAKR; encoded by the coding sequence ATGAAAAAGTTGCTTTTAAATACCGCAATGGTAGCATTTATCGCTACCGGATTAATATCGTGCAAGGATAAGGGGGCCGATGCTACCACTTCCGAAGTTAAAGAAGTGGCACAAACATCTGCAGCTGCTGTGACCTATACGGTAGATACAGACGCATCCCAGATCCTTTGGAAAGGTTCAAAACCTTTAAAGACCCATCACGGTACCATTTCTCTGAAAGAGGGACAGGTTGCAGTTAAAGATAATAAGATAGAAAGTGGGAACTTTACTATCGATATGCATACTATTACCGATCTTGACCTGGAAGGAAAGATGAAAACCAATCTGGAAAATCACCTGAAAGGAACTGTTGAAGGAAAAGAGGTAGACTTCTTTAATGTAACAAAATATCCTGTTTCAACTTTCGAATTGACCGGAATGACCGAAAAAGAAGGAAAGACTTTGATTAGCGGTAACCTAACCATTAAGGACAAAACCAATAATATAGAATTTCCTGCAACGGTAACCGTAGATGCCGAAAATGTGAACATAAAAAGTGAACCGTTTGTACTGGACCGAACCTTATGGGGTGTGAATTTCGGCTCCAAAACCATCTTTACCGATATTGGAGATAAATTCATTTCAGACGAAATGGAGATCACTATCGATGTGAAGGCTAAAAGGTAA